The following proteins are co-located in the Paludibaculum fermentans genome:
- a CDS encoding NADPH-dependent FMN reductase, translating to MRILAVSGSLRANSSNKELLRAAVTLCPTGIDMLVYEGLGALPHFNPDHDGENVEPAVTAWRSSLRNCDGVVFSVPEYAHGVPGSLKNALDWVVGGTEFVGKPVTLFNASPRGTYAQASLLETLTVMSAKVVPEASITLNPSSKPFSADEIVANPGLSAQLRSALESFAAAIRASKDAR from the coding sequence ATGAGAATCCTTGCGGTATCAGGCAGCCTCCGCGCCAACTCCTCGAACAAGGAGTTGCTCCGGGCGGCGGTCACGCTGTGTCCCACCGGGATCGACATGCTCGTCTACGAGGGGCTCGGCGCCTTGCCCCACTTCAATCCTGATCACGACGGCGAGAATGTGGAGCCGGCCGTCACCGCTTGGCGGTCCAGTCTGAGGAATTGCGATGGCGTTGTGTTCTCCGTGCCCGAATACGCCCACGGAGTGCCCGGTTCCCTGAAGAACGCACTGGATTGGGTAGTGGGCGGCACCGAGTTTGTGGGCAAGCCGGTTACCCTCTTCAATGCTTCACCCCGCGGGACCTATGCCCAGGCTTCGCTGCTGGAAACGCTCACGGTCATGTCCGCGAAGGTGGTGCCGGAAGCCTCCATCACCTTGAACCCTTCCAGCAAGCCGTTCTCTGCGGACGAGATCGTGGCGAATCCCGGGCTGTCCGCCCAGTTGCGCTCGGCCCTCGAGTCCTTCGCGGCGGCCATCCGGGCGTCGAAGGACGCACGGTAA